In Aspergillus fumigatus Af293 chromosome 2, whole genome shotgun sequence, a genomic segment contains:
- a CDS encoding putative glycerol dehydrogenase has product MEKLRRLVRIGAGGPFIPTRGSYSPPCLSSNSFYSLAHIPPLSFLSHLLTISTNNIAPPHSCRHLKRIIMAVYETRFKLNTGAEIPALGLGTWQSKPGEVERAVSHAISVGYRHIDTAYCYQNETEVGNGIKEALQSGKVKREDLFVTTKLWCTYHTRVEEALDKSLKNLGLDYVDLYLMHWPLAMNPEGNHELFPKHPDGSRDIVHSHSHITTWKSMEKLLATGKTKAIGVSNYSKRYLEQLLPEATVVPAVNQIENHPSLPQQEIVDFCKEKGIHITAYSPLGSTGSPLFTAEPIVAVAKKRGVSPASVLLSWHIARGSSVLAKSVTPSRIEENRTSLIKLDDEDMATIAKYTNELAEKKAFQRFVYPPFGVDFGFPDKS; this is encoded by the exons ATGGAGAAACTCCGGCGTCTGGTCCGCATTGGCGCGGGGGGTCCCTTTATACCTACGAGGGGCAGCTATTCCCCTCCATGTCTGAGTTCTAATTCTTTCTACTCTTTGGCACACATTCCTCCTTTATCGTTCTTGTCTCATTTACTTACAATATCTACGAACAATATAGCGCCCCCTCACTCCTGTCGTCACCTCAAAAGAATCATCATGGCTGTATACGAAACTCGCTTCAAGCTCAATACTGGTGCGGAAATCCCCGCCTTGGGTCTGG GAACATGGCAATCGAAACCTGGAGAGGTTGAGAGGGCCGTCAGCCATGCTATCTCGGTGGGATACAGGCACATCGACACTGCCTACTGCTACCAGAACGAGACAGAGGTGGGCAATGGTATCAAGGAGGCGCTGCAATCTGGAAAGGTCAAGCGTGAGGATTTGTTTGTCACCACCAAGCTGTGGTGCACATACCATACACGAGTAGAAGAGGCTCTGGACAAGAGCTTGAAGAACCTGGGCTTGGACTACGTCGACCTCTACCTGATGCACTGGCCCCTGGCCATGAACCCTGAGG GAAACCATGAGCTGTTCCCCAAACACCCCGATGGCTCCCGGGACATTGTTCACTCCCACTCCCACATCACCACCTGGAAGAGCATGGAGAAGCTCCTGGCTACTGGCAAAACCAAGGCTATTGGTGTCTCCAACTACAGCAAGAGGTACCTCGAGCAGCTACTGCCCGAGGCGACTGTTGTTCCGGCCGTCAACCAGATCGAAAACCACCCATCTCTCCCTCAGCAGGAGATTGTAGAtttctgcaaggagaaggggatCCACATCACCGCATACAGCCCTCTGGGAAGCACAGGAAGCCCCTTGTTCACGGCAGAGCCTATTGTCGCGGTTGCAAAGAAGAGAGGAGTCAGCCCGGCCAGCGTTCTCCTCAGCTGGCACA TCGCTCGCGGATCTTCCGTTCTCGCCAAGTCCGTCACACCTTCTCGTATTGAGGAGAACCGCACCAGCTTGATCAAGCtcgacgatgaggatatggCTACCATCGCCAAGTACACAAACGAACTcgccgagaagaaggccttCCAGCGGTTCGTCTATCCTCCTTTCGGTGTTGATTTTGGTTTCCCGGATAAGTCGTAA
- a CDS encoding inositol oxygenase, whose translation MAPVAMSSEPAVFNTKRDGHALEDLSDAIDTVNLLKNEMKKERGLYDESEFDKNKDKTQFRQYEDACDRVKNFYREQHTKQTVAYNLKARNDFHSKTRAEMSIWEAMEKLNTLIDESDPDTSLSQIEHLLQSAEAIRRDGKPRWMQLTGLIHDLGKLLYFFDAQGQWDVVGDTFPVGCAFDDRIIYGKESFKENPDYEHEIYGTKYGIYTPGCGLDNMMLSWGHDEYLYHVVKDQSTLPDEALAMIRYHSFYPWHQAGAYHEFMNEKDQKMLQAVKAFNPYDLYSKSDDVPSVEELKPYYLELIDEFFPKKVLKW comes from the exons ATGGCACCAGTTGCGATGAGCTCCGAACCTGCGGTGTTCAACACCAAGCGTGATGGACATGCTCTCGAGGACCTGTCCGACGCTATCGACACTGTCAACCTCCTCAAGAACGAGATGAAAAAAGAACGCGGATTGTATGACGAATCGGAGTTCGATAAGAACAAGGACAAGACTCAATTCCGACAGTACGAGGATGCTTGCGACCGCGTGAAGAACTTCTATCGCGAACAACACACAAAGCAAACAGTTGCATACAATCTCAAGGCTCGCAATGACTTCCACTCGAAGACTCGCGCTGAGATGTCCATCTGGGAAGCtatggagaagctgaacaCTCTCATCGACGAGTCTGATCCTGACACCAGCCTCTCGCAGATCGAGCACCTGCTACAATCCGCCGAGGCCATCCGTCGCGATGGAAAGCCCAGATGGATGCAGCTGACCGGTCTCATCCACGACCTCGGGAAGCTCCTCTATTTcttcgacgcgcaggggCAGTGGGATGTGGTCGGAGACACTTTCCCAGTGGGCTGCGCATTCGACGATCGCATCATCTACGGAAAAGAGTCTTTCAAAGAGAACCCCGACTACGAGCATGAGATCTACGGCACCAAGTACGGAATCTACACCCCTGGGTGCGGTCTTGACAACATGATGCTCTCCTGGGGTCACGACGAGTACCTCTACCACGTGGTCAAGGACCAGTCCACCCTCCCCGATGAAGCCCTTGCCATGATCCGTTACCACTCCTTCTACCCATGGCACCAGGCTGGCGCCTATCACGAGTTCATGAACGAGAAGGATCAGAAGATGCTTCAAGCCGTCAAGGCATTCAACCCCTACGATCTGTACAGCAAGAGCGACGATGTCCCGTCAGTTGAAGAATTGAAG CCCTACTACCTCGAACTTATCGACGAGTTCTTCCCAAAGAAGGTCCTCAAGTGGTAG
- a CDS encoding putative NAD binding Rossmann fold oxidoreductase, with amino-acid sequence MSVRKLKVGCAGLGRMGKRHALNFLERTPRADLVAASSPDDAELEWAKVHLAPFGVKLYKNYDDMLKHEGLEAVVVASATAVHAEQTIKAIEANKHVLCEKPLSTSVEISQTVLDAATRKPELKVMCGFSRRFDASYRDAHKKMTQGSIGSPSVMRSQTCDKLDPTGFFVAYAEFSGGIFVDCSIHDIDLALWFFGQDSKVRSVSAVGITAVEPDLRKHNDRDNAVGLVEFYDGKIAYFYASRMMAAGQEDTTEIIGTQGKLTINAQPAMNHVNIFDSTGVRREIPQNYYDRFEHAFVAEANEFTAACLDNKDVPVKLEGAVQAVRIGCVLQESLITGQKIFFDEAGNRIDKPRL; translated from the exons ATGTCCGTTAGAAAGTTGAAGGTTGGCTGCGCAGGTCTCGGTCGCATGGGCAAGCGCCATGCGCTGAACTTTTTGGAGCGCACGCCGCGAGCCGATTTGGTTGCTGCCAGCTCCCCGGACGATGCAGAGCTAGAGTGGGCAAAGGTTCACCTTGCCCCTTTCGGAGTGAAGCTGTACAAGAATTACGACGACATGCTCAAGCATGAAGGCCTAGAAGCTGTCGTTGTGGCTTCTGCCACTGCTGTACACGCGGAACAGACAATCAAAGCTATAGAAGCCAACAAGCATGTCCTCTGCGAGAAGCCGCTGTCCACGAGTGTCGAGATT TCGCAAACGGTCCTCGATGCAGCCACCCGAAAGCCTGAGCTCAAGGTGATGTGCGGATTCTCCCGGCGATTCGACGCTTCATACCGCGACGCGCACAAGAAGATGACCCAGGGCTCCATCGGCTCGCCGTCCGTGATGCGCAGCCAGACCTGCGACAAGCTCGACCCCACCGGCTTCTTCGTTGCCTACGCAGAGTTCTCCGGCGGCATCTTCGTCGACTGCTCAATCCACGATATCGACCTAGCGCTCTGGTTCTTTGGCCAGGACAGCAAGGTCAGGTCAGTCTCCGCCGTGGGCATCACGGCGGTCGAGCCGGACCTCCGCAAACACAACGACCGCGATAACGCGGTGGGTCTGGTCGAGTTCTACGACGGCAAGATTGCGTACTTCTACGCCTCGCGCATGATGGCGGCGGGTCAGGAAGATACCACCGAGATCATCGGCACCCAGGGCAAGCTTACCATCAATGCTCAGCCGGCCATGAACCATGTCAACATCTTCGACAGCACCGGCGTGCGTCGCGAGATCCCGCAGAACTACTACGATCGTTTTGAGCACGCTTTCGTCGCGGAGGCTAATGAGTTCACGGCCGCATGCCTGGATAACAAGGACGTCCCTGTGAAGCTCGAGGGTGCTGTCCAGGCTGTTCGGATAGGATGTGTCCTCCAAGAATCTCTGATCACTGGCCAAAAGATCTTCTTTGATGAGGCTGGCAACCGTATCGATAAGCCGAGGCTTTAA